The following proteins are co-located in the Mus caroli chromosome 7, CAROLI_EIJ_v1.1, whole genome shotgun sequence genome:
- the Pih1d1 gene encoding PIH1 domain-containing protein 1: protein MADSTFLAPELNDTESMGEETVRFQELLLKASKELQQAQTARPDSTQIQPKPGFCVKTNSSEGKVFINICHSPSIPPPADVTEDELLQMLEEDQAGFRIPMSLGEPHAELDAKGQGCTAYDVAVNSNFYLRMQNSDFLRELVITIAREGLEDKYGLQLNPEWRMLKYRSFLGSISQQNIRSQQRPRIQELGTLDASGSLGTCHGPERPHLNLWLEAPDLLLAEVDLPKLDGAQGLALEIGENRLVIGGPQQLYHLDATVPLRIDSEASRAAFHRRRKQLMVSMPLLAASS from the exons ATGGCGGACTCGACGTTTTTGGCACCAGAGCTAAACGACACAGAGTCGATGGGTGAAGAGACGGTGCGGTTTCAGGAGCTGCTGCTGAAG GCTTCCAAAGAGCTCCAGCAAGCCCAGACAGCCAGGCCAGACTCTACACAGATCCAGCCAAAGCCTG GTTTCTGTGTGAAGACCAACTCATCGGAAGGAAAGGTTTTCATCAACATCTGccactctccctccatccctcccccggCCGACGTGACTGAGGATGAGCTGCTGCAGATGCTGGAggaggaccaggctggcttccgaATCCCCATGAGCCTGGGAGAGCCGCACGCGGAGCTGGATGCAA AAGGCCAGGGCTGTACTGCCTATGACGTCGCTGTCAATAGTAACTTCTACCTGAGGATGCAG AACAGTGATTTCTTGCGGGAACTGGTGATCACCATCGCCAGGGAGGGCCTTGAGGATAAGTATGGCCTACAGCTAAATCCCG AATGGCGCATGTTGAAGTACCGGTCTTTCCTGGGCTCCATCTCACAGCAGAACATCCGTTCCCAGCAGCGCCCTCGGATCCAGGAGCTGGGGACCCTGGATGCCAGTGGCTCTCTGGGAACCTGTCATGG CCCAGAACGGCCTCACCTGAACCTTTGGCTGGAAGCCCCTGACCTGCTCTTGGCTGAAGTTGACCTTCCTAAACTG GATGGCGCACAAGGGCTGGCACTGGAAATAGGAGAGAACCGCCTAGTGATAGGGGGCCCCCAGCAACTGTATCACCTGGATGCCACCGTTCCCCTGAGGATCGACAGTGAGGCAAGCAGGGCTGCTTTTCACCGCAGGAGGAAG caACTGATGGTGTCCATGCCCCTCCTGGCAGCGTCTTCTTGA
- the Slc17a7 gene encoding vesicular glutamate transporter 1 isoform X1 — MEFRQEEFRKLAGRALGRLHRLLEKRQEGAETLELSADGRPVTTHTRDPPVVDCTCFGLPRRYIIAIMSGLGFCISFGIRCNLGVAIVSMVNNSTTHRGGHVVVQKAQFNWDPETVGLIHGSFFWGYIVTQIPGGFICQKFAANRVFGFAIVATSTLNMLIPSAARVHYGCVIFVRILQGLVEGVTYPACHGIWSKWAPPLERSRLATTAFCGSYAGAVVAMPLAGVLVQYSGWSSVFYVYGSFGIFWYLFWLLVSYESPALHPSISEEERKYIEDAIGESAKLMNPVTKFNTPWRRFFTSMPVYAIIVANFCRSWTFYLLLISQPAYFEEVFGFEISKVGLVSALPHLVMTIIVPIGGQIADFLRSRHIMSTTNVRKLMNCGGFGMEATLLLVVGYSHSKGVAISFLVLAVGFSGFAISGFNVNHLDIAPRYASILMGISNGVGTLSGMVCPIIVGAMTKHKTREEWQYVFLIASLVHYGGVIFYGVFASGEKQPWAEPEEMSEEKCGFVGHDQLAGSDESEMEDEAEPPGAPPAPPPSYGATHSTVQPPRPPPPVRDY; from the exons ATGGAGTTCCGGCAGGAGGAGTTTCGGAAGCTGGCGGGGCGCGCCCTGGGGAGGCTGCACCG GTTACTGGAGAAGCGGCAGGAAGGCGCAGAGACACTGGAGCTGAGCGCCGACGGGCGGCCAGTGACCACGCACACGCGGGACCCGCCTGTGGTGGACTGCACCTGTTTTGGCCTCCCTCGCCGCTACATCATCGCCATCATGAGCGGTCTGGGTTTCTGTATCAGCTTTGGCATCCGCTGCAACCTGGGCGTGGCCATCGTGTCCATGGTCAACAACAGCACAACCCACCGTGGGGGCCACGTGGTGGTGCAG AAAGCCCAGTTCAACTGGGATCCAGAGACTGTCGGCCTCATACATGGCTCCTTTTTCTGGGGCTACATTGTCACTCAGATTCCTGGAGGATTTATCTGCCAAAAATTCGCAGCCAACAG GGTCTTTGGCTTTGCTATTGTGGCTACCTCCACCCTAAACATGTTGATCCCTTCAGCAGCCCGCGTTCACTATGGCTGTGTCATCTTCGTGAGGATCCTTCAGGGATTGGTGGAG GGGGTCACATACCCTGCTTGCCACGGCATCTGGAGCAAATGGGCCCCTCCCTTAGAACGGAGTCGGCTGGCAACGACAGCCTTTTGCG GTTCTTATGCCGGGGCGGTGGTTGCCATGCCCTTGGCTGGGGTCCTGGTGCAGTATTCAGGATGGAGTTCTGTCTTCTATGTCTATG GCAGCTTCGGGATCTTTTGGTACCTGTTCTGGTTGCTTGTCTCCTACGAGTCACCGGCACTGCACCCCAGCATCTCCGAGGAGGAGCGCAAATACATTGAAGATGCCATCGGGGAGAGCGCCAAGCTCATGAACCCCGTTACG AAGTTTAACACACCCTGGAGGCGCTTCTTTACGTCCATGCCCGTCTATGCCATCATCGTTGCGAACTTTTGCCGTAGCTGGACCTTCTACCTGCTCCTCATCTCCCAGCCTGCCTACTTTGAAGAAGTGTTCGGCTTTGAGATCAGCAAG GTGGGGCTGGTGTCGGCGCTGCCTCACCTTGTCATGACCATCATCGTACCCATCGGAGGCCAGATCGCTGACTTTCTGCGCAGTCGTCACATAATGTCTACTACCAACGTGCGAAAGCTCATGAACTGcgggg GTTTCGGGATGGAAGCCACGCTGCTGCTGGTGGTCGGATACTCGCACTCCAAGGGCGTGGCCATCTCCTTCCTGGTCCTGGCTGTGGGCTTCAGTGGCTTTGCCATCTCTG GGTTTAACGTGAACCACTTGGACATCGCCCCTCGCTATGCCAGCATCTTGATGGGCATTTCCAATGGCGTGGGCACACTGTCTGGGATGGTGTGCCCCATCATCGTGGGTGCAATGACCAAGCACAAG ACGCGGGAGGAGTGGCAGTACGTGTTCCTCATAGCCTCCCTGGTGCACTACGGCGGTGTCATCTTCTATGGGGTCTTTGCTTCGGGAGAGAAGCAGCCGTGGGCGGAGCCGGAGGAGATGAGCGAGgagaagtgtggctttgttggccACGACCAGCTGGCTGGCAGTGACGAAAGTGAAATGGAGGACGAGGCTGAGCCCCCAGGGGCGCCCCCCGCGCCGCCTCCGTCCTACGGGGCCACACACAGCACAGTGCAGCCTCCGAGGCCCCCGCCCCCTGTCCGGGACTACTGA
- the Slc17a7 gene encoding vesicular glutamate transporter 1 isoform X2 gives MEFRQEEFRKLAGRALGRLHRLLEKRQEGAETLELSADGRPVTTHTRDPPVVDCTCFGLPRRYIIAIMSGLGFCISFGIRCNLGVAIVSMVNNSTTHRGGHVVVQTPYRSVHKQEAVTPTLGDIQGGDTEKAQFNWDPETVGLIHGSFFWGYIVTQIPGGFICQKFAANRVFGFAIVATSTLNMLIPSAARVHYGCVIFVRILQGLVEGVTYPACHGIWSKWAPPLERSRLATTAFCGSYAGAVVAMPLAGVLVQYSGWSSVFYVYGSFGIFWYLFWLLVSYESPALHPSISEEERKYIEDAIGESAKLMNPVTKFNTPWRRFFTSMPVYAIIVANFCRSWTFYLLLISQPAYFEEVFGFEISKVGLVSALPHLVMTIIVPIGGQIADFLRSRHIMSTTNVRKLMNCGGFGMEATLLLVVGYSHSKGVAISFLVLAVGFSGFAISGFNVNHLDIAPRYASILMGISNGVGTLSGMVCPIIVGAMTKHKTREEWQYVFLIASLVHYGGVIFYGVFASGEKQPWAEPEEMSEEKCGFVGHDQLAGSDESEMEDEAEPPGAPPAPPPSYGATHSTVQPPRPPPPVRDY, from the exons ATGGAGTTCCGGCAGGAGGAGTTTCGGAAGCTGGCGGGGCGCGCCCTGGGGAGGCTGCACCG GTTACTGGAGAAGCGGCAGGAAGGCGCAGAGACACTGGAGCTGAGCGCCGACGGGCGGCCAGTGACCACGCACACGCGGGACCCGCCTGTGGTGGACTGCACCTGTTTTGGCCTCCCTCGCCGCTACATCATCGCCATCATGAGCGGTCTGGGTTTCTGTATCAGCTTTGGCATCCGCTGCAACCTGGGCGTGGCCATCGTGTCCATGGTCAACAACAGCACAACCCACCGTGGGGGCCACGTGGTGGTGCAG ACCCCATACAGGTCTGTCCACAAACAGGAGGCAGTCACCCCTACACTTGGGGATATTCAGGGAGGGGATACTGAG AAAGCCCAGTTCAACTGGGATCCAGAGACTGTCGGCCTCATACATGGCTCCTTTTTCTGGGGCTACATTGTCACTCAGATTCCTGGAGGATTTATCTGCCAAAAATTCGCAGCCAACAG GGTCTTTGGCTTTGCTATTGTGGCTACCTCCACCCTAAACATGTTGATCCCTTCAGCAGCCCGCGTTCACTATGGCTGTGTCATCTTCGTGAGGATCCTTCAGGGATTGGTGGAG GGGGTCACATACCCTGCTTGCCACGGCATCTGGAGCAAATGGGCCCCTCCCTTAGAACGGAGTCGGCTGGCAACGACAGCCTTTTGCG GTTCTTATGCCGGGGCGGTGGTTGCCATGCCCTTGGCTGGGGTCCTGGTGCAGTATTCAGGATGGAGTTCTGTCTTCTATGTCTATG GCAGCTTCGGGATCTTTTGGTACCTGTTCTGGTTGCTTGTCTCCTACGAGTCACCGGCACTGCACCCCAGCATCTCCGAGGAGGAGCGCAAATACATTGAAGATGCCATCGGGGAGAGCGCCAAGCTCATGAACCCCGTTACG AAGTTTAACACACCCTGGAGGCGCTTCTTTACGTCCATGCCCGTCTATGCCATCATCGTTGCGAACTTTTGCCGTAGCTGGACCTTCTACCTGCTCCTCATCTCCCAGCCTGCCTACTTTGAAGAAGTGTTCGGCTTTGAGATCAGCAAG GTGGGGCTGGTGTCGGCGCTGCCTCACCTTGTCATGACCATCATCGTACCCATCGGAGGCCAGATCGCTGACTTTCTGCGCAGTCGTCACATAATGTCTACTACCAACGTGCGAAAGCTCATGAACTGcgggg GTTTCGGGATGGAAGCCACGCTGCTGCTGGTGGTCGGATACTCGCACTCCAAGGGCGTGGCCATCTCCTTCCTGGTCCTGGCTGTGGGCTTCAGTGGCTTTGCCATCTCTG GGTTTAACGTGAACCACTTGGACATCGCCCCTCGCTATGCCAGCATCTTGATGGGCATTTCCAATGGCGTGGGCACACTGTCTGGGATGGTGTGCCCCATCATCGTGGGTGCAATGACCAAGCACAAG ACGCGGGAGGAGTGGCAGTACGTGTTCCTCATAGCCTCCCTGGTGCACTACGGCGGTGTCATCTTCTATGGGGTCTTTGCTTCGGGAGAGAAGCAGCCGTGGGCGGAGCCGGAGGAGATGAGCGAGgagaagtgtggctttgttggccACGACCAGCTGGCTGGCAGTGACGAAAGTGAAATGGAGGACGAGGCTGAGCCCCCAGGGGCGCCCCCCGCGCCGCCTCCGTCCTACGGGGCCACACACAGCACAGTGCAGCCTCCGAGGCCCCCGCCCCCTGTCCGGGACTACTGA
- the Gfy gene encoding Golgi-associated olfactory signaling regulator: protein MQPFSPIFFHLLFLFNGLSSRAAPSPGQPVVSDLQGMLQPSGMPTGTLENLTRDQPTPASSASHPPEHSETPPSASPHISTKILRETPSPSPFLSLETPIPDQLTSVAESQGTSQMSPSKATLAKPETPKPDPTGISPSDSPETPKPNPSNTSPSESPESVYTDPTPTLHHESPEISKRDTPKLSPGEGSKIPSPRPTQVLSSKSLETYDPSATRHLNSALEPTTHPDPTESPQSVFLTTHNSNPTDVPQTQFPTAPNQNVTEMARTSDLEPSSSLPTQPTTFREEATTPSEPGLSPSPEAPAVTRVATPGLSTSESPGTKELHVPQNSDPKGPDIPLPSARIAGPPAPLEHPNQVAPAPQRHSGGDTVNTIIVVERVKETGVTLVSRPRGSVGGALCLFFAGTGLLIGIFLLLWCLYRRASRHRSFAHHRLRDSGDEPVLHLDAPKDPLDLYFYAPDAWVPSHIATQPPPSTPPLPPKLPPPPRGPQRLEALSPAALTPNFF, encoded by the exons ATGCAGCCCTTCAGCCCcatcttcttccacctcctctttctctttaatggtctgagttccagggcagctccCTCACCAGGGCAGCCTGTGGTCTCTGACCTCCAGGGGATGCTCCAGCCCTCTGGGATGCCCACTGGTACTCTAGAAAATCTTACTAGAGATCAACCTACCCCAGCATCCTCTGCAAGCCATCCTCCTGAGCACTCCGAGACACCACCCTCAGCTTCCCCTCACATCTCCACAAAAATCTTAAGGGAGACCCCTAGCCccagcccctttctttctctagagACTCCCATTCCTGACCAGCTCACATCAGTAGCAGAATCTCAGGGTACTTCACAAATGAGTCCCTCCAAAGCAACACTTGCTAAACCTGAGACCCCCAAACCTGACCCAACTGGAATTTCCCCGTCTGACTCTCCAGAAACCCCAAAACCTAACCCCTCCAACACCTCACCCTCAGAGTCTCCTGAATCTGTATACACTGACCCCACACCAACTCTACACCATGAATCCCCTGAAATCTCCAAAAGAGATACCCCCAAACTCTCACCTGGTGAAGGGTCTAAGATACCAAGTCCCAGACCCACCCAAGTCCTCAGCTCCAAATCCCTAGAGACCTATGACCCCAGTGCCACCAGACACCTAAATTCTGCACTGGAACCAACCACCCACCCTGATCCTACAGAAAGTCCACAGTCAGTCTTTCTCACCACTCACAACTCTAATCCCACTGATGTCCCCCAAACCCAATTCCCCACAGCCCCCAACCAAAATGTAACAGAGATGGCTAGGACCTCTGACTTGGAACCCAGCTCTAGTCTTCCCACCCAGCCAACAACCTTCAGGGAGGAAGCCACCACTCCCAGTGAGCCAGGCTTGAGTCCCAGCCCAGAAGCCCCTGCAGTCACCCGAGTTGCCACCCCTGGCCTGTCCACCTCAGAATCCCCAGGGACCAAAGAGCTGCACGTACCCCAGAACTCAGACCCTAAAGGGCCAGATATCCCTCTTCCCTCAGCAAGGATTGCAGGGCCCCCCGCTCCTCTGGAGCACCCCAATCAGGTAGCACCTGCCCCTCAGAGACACAGCGGAGGAGACACAGTCAACACGATCATCGTGGTGGAGCGAGTGAAGGAGACGG GGGTGACTCTGGTCAGCCGCCCACGAGGCTCCGTCGGTGGGGCTCTGTGCCTGTTCTTCGCGGGGACAGGGCTGCTGATTGGCATCTTCCTGCTGCTGTGGTGCCTCTACCGCCGAGCCTCCAGACACAGGTCCTTTGCCCACCACCGGCTCCGGGACAGCGGAGATGAACCAG TCTTGCACCTCGATGCCCCGAAGGACCCGCTGGATCTCTACTTCTACGCCCCCGATGCGTGGGTGCCCTCCCACATCGCCACGCAGCCGCCACCTTCCACGCCCCCGCTGCCGCCCAAGCTGCCCCCTCCGCCCCGCGGGCCGCAGCGCCTGGAAGCCCTGTCGCCCGCCGCACTGACCCCCAACTTCTTCTGA
- the Pth2 gene encoding tuberoinfundibular peptide of 39 residues isoform X1 — MVTLRFWPLYPQVMETCQMSRSPRERLLLLLLLLLLVPWGTGPASGVALPLAGVFSLRAPGRAWAGLGSPLSRRSLALADDAAFRERARLLAALERRRWLDSYMQKLLLLDAP, encoded by the exons ATGGTGACATTGAGATTCTGGCCCCTGTATCCACAGGTGATGGAGACCTGCCAGATGTCCAGGAGCCCCCGAGagcggctgctgctgcttttgctgctgctactgcttgTGCCCTGGGGCACTGGCCCTGCCTCAGGTGTTGCCCTGCCCCTCGCTGGTGTGTTCAG CCTCCGCGCCCCCGGCCGTGCCTGGGCGGGCCTGGGTAGCCCCCTGTCTCGGCGCAGCCTGGCGCTAGCTGACGACGCGGCCTTTCGGGAGCGCGCGCGCCTGCTGGCCGCCCTGGAGCGCCGCCGCTGGCTGGACTCTTACATGCAGAAGCTGTTGCTACTGGACGCGCCCTGA
- the Pth2 gene encoding tuberoinfundibular peptide of 39 residues isoform X2, with amino-acid sequence METCQMSRSPRERLLLLLLLLLLVPWGTGPASGVALPLAGVFSLRAPGRAWAGLGSPLSRRSLALADDAAFRERARLLAALERRRWLDSYMQKLLLLDAP; translated from the exons ATGGAGACCTGCCAGATGTCCAGGAGCCCCCGAGagcggctgctgctgcttttgctgctgctactgcttgTGCCCTGGGGCACTGGCCCTGCCTCAGGTGTTGCCCTGCCCCTCGCTGGTGTGTTCAG CCTCCGCGCCCCCGGCCGTGCCTGGGCGGGCCTGGGTAGCCCCCTGTCTCGGCGCAGCCTGGCGCTAGCTGACGACGCGGCCTTTCGGGAGCGCGCGCGCCTGCTGGCCGCCCTGGAGCGCCGCCGCTGGCTGGACTCTTACATGCAGAAGCTGTTGCTACTGGACGCGCCCTGA